A genomic stretch from Kribbella amoyensis includes:
- a CDS encoding sigma-70 family RNA polymerase sigma factor yields MDERDFLAARFEDHRLRLRAVAYRMLGSQAEADDAVQETWLRLNRSDPGTVDNLGGWLTTVVGRVCLNMLRTRTRRREESLEVVGPAEVGGVQDPEQEALLADSVGVALLVVLETLTPAERLAFVLHDLFSVPFEEIAPIVGRNQLATRQLASRARRRVRGAVDSSVDAAGSLSAEEPLPTGGVDAAIELIRQREVVEAFLAAARGGDLEALVAVLDPEVVVRTDGGPWAGRELRGVRVVADGAATFVQVAELTRVALVDGALGVAAGQGGTIGSVAVFTFAADRIVALDIISAAERLTGLEIVLLDR; encoded by the coding sequence ATGGACGAAAGAGATTTCCTGGCCGCCCGGTTCGAGGACCATCGGCTCCGGCTGCGCGCGGTGGCGTACCGGATGCTCGGTTCGCAGGCCGAGGCGGACGATGCCGTCCAGGAGACGTGGTTGCGGCTGAACCGGTCCGACCCCGGCACCGTCGACAACCTCGGCGGCTGGCTCACGACCGTCGTCGGCCGCGTCTGCCTGAACATGCTGCGAACCCGGACCCGGCGCCGGGAGGAGTCGCTCGAGGTGGTGGGGCCCGCAGAGGTCGGTGGCGTGCAGGATCCGGAGCAGGAGGCGTTGCTGGCCGACTCGGTGGGCGTGGCGCTGCTGGTGGTTCTGGAGACGCTGACACCGGCCGAGCGACTCGCGTTCGTGCTGCACGACCTGTTCTCGGTGCCGTTCGAGGAGATCGCGCCGATCGTCGGGCGGAACCAGCTCGCGACCCGGCAGCTGGCGAGCCGGGCGCGTCGGCGGGTTCGGGGTGCGGTGGATTCTTCGGTGGATGCGGCCGGGTCGCTGTCAGCGGAGGAGCCGTTGCCGACGGGTGGGGTGGATGCGGCGATCGAGTTGATCCGGCAGCGGGAGGTCGTCGAGGCGTTCCTCGCCGCGGCGCGCGGTGGGGATCTCGAAGCGCTGGTCGCGGTGCTGGATCCCGAGGTGGTCGTGCGGACCGACGGTGGCCCCTGGGCGGGACGGGAGCTCCGCGGGGTACGGGTTGTTGCCGACGGGGCGGCGACGTTTGTTCAGGTGGCCGAGCTGACGCGGGTCGCGCTGGTCGACGGCGCACTGGGGGTCGCTGCGGGCCAGGGTGGGACGATCGGATCCGTGGCGGTCTTCACGTTCGCCGCGGACAGGATCGTTGCCCTGGACATCATTTCTGCGGCGGAACGCCTTACTGGGTTGGAGATTGTGCTGCTCGACCGCTGA
- a CDS encoding carboxymuconolactone decarboxylase family protein: MQLRMKNPAFLLPDGMQGIQYLLKASNSAGVPGTTLELIGLRASQLNGCTACAQSHAEQARRAGETDQRLAVVATWRHAPYFTPAERAALALTEDLTRLADRNDEAVPDALWAEVSEYYDEPQRAAIILLIGTVNLFNRLNVTVREQADQPSWQG, from the coding sequence ATGCAGTTGCGCATGAAGAACCCCGCCTTCCTCCTGCCGGACGGGATGCAGGGCATCCAGTACTTGCTCAAGGCCTCCAACTCCGCCGGCGTACCGGGGACCACGCTGGAGCTGATCGGTCTGCGGGCCAGCCAGCTCAACGGCTGTACCGCCTGCGCGCAGAGCCACGCCGAGCAGGCGCGGCGGGCGGGTGAGACCGACCAACGCCTGGCCGTGGTCGCCACCTGGCGGCACGCCCCCTACTTCACCCCGGCCGAACGCGCCGCGCTCGCTCTCACGGAGGACCTGACCCGGCTCGCCGACCGCAACGACGAGGCCGTCCCGGACGCGCTCTGGGCCGAGGTGTCCGAGTACTACGACGAGCCGCAGCGGGCCGCGATCATCCTGCTGATCGGCACCGTCAACCTCTTCAACCGGCTCAACGTCACCGTCCGCGAGCAGGCGGATCAGCCGAGCTGGCAGGGCTGA
- a CDS encoding YbaB/EbfC family nucleoid-associated protein produces MFDGGGAQGGAGGFDMSDLLAQAQAMQNQLMEAQANLENQEVEGTAGGGLVTALVSGTGELLSLTINPQAVDPDDTETLADLIVAAVRDASENATEVATRAMGPLAGGLGGGLPGLGGPADDAPGNGGIGFTLPGGPAGPSGQNPG; encoded by the coding sequence GTGTTCGACGGTGGCGGGGCACAGGGTGGTGCTGGCGGCTTCGACATGTCCGACCTGCTCGCGCAGGCACAGGCCATGCAGAACCAGCTGATGGAGGCGCAGGCCAACCTGGAGAACCAGGAGGTCGAGGGCACCGCGGGCGGTGGGCTGGTGACCGCGCTGGTCTCCGGGACGGGCGAGCTGCTCAGCCTGACCATCAACCCGCAGGCGGTCGACCCGGACGACACCGAGACGCTGGCCGACCTGATCGTGGCCGCGGTCCGCGACGCCTCCGAGAACGCCACGGAGGTCGCGACCCGCGCGATGGGCCCGCTGGCCGGTGGTCTCGGCGGCGGTCTGCCCGGGCTCGGTGGCCCGGCCGACGACGCCCCCGGCAACGGCGGCATCGGGTTCACCCTGCCCGGCGGCCCGGCCGGTCCATCCGGTCAGAACCCGGGCTGA